A window from Salvia miltiorrhiza cultivar Shanhuang (shh) chromosome 2, IMPLAD_Smil_shh, whole genome shotgun sequence encodes these proteins:
- the LOC131009550 gene encoding probable proteasome inhibitor, producing MATEQSIMAVIRAARPQFRTAFDKAAYAVHAAFVAAGYVLHATGPPAFADDALSVSCEDEVGMDTWNDVEDNYAFVYSNSEKGSKKVLVKCLVMNDKLLVDVLKEGGCEPLHLELDAGEYVQEDGGTNYASQFKNLGKLVENVNKEILNKLDAASASSSSAKSSSAESSLREERDELRVGPDTQGPYAPMHPAPGYAVPPIPGFGGSDLFPGPGAGMYPSRGDFGGGSMLVGPQDPRFFGDQTRGPGFPGGLPGVPPGARFDPYGPPNVPGFEPGRFTRNPPRSGGGLHPDLQHFHDGSDFI from the exons ATGGCGACGGAGCAGTCTATTATGGCGGTGATACGGGCGGCGCGGCCTCAATTTCGCACCGCCTTTGATAAGGCGGCATACGCCGTGCACGCAGCCTTTGTTGCTGCCGGATACGTCCTCCACGCCACCGGTCCTCCCGCTTTCGCCGACGACGCTCTTTCCGTATCCTGCGAAG ATGAAGTTGGGATGGATACTTGGAACGATGTTGAAGATAATTATGCGTTCGTGTACTCGAACTCGGAGAAGGGTTCGAAAAAGGTTCTGGTCAAGTGCCTTGTAATGAATGATAAATTGCTTGTTGATGTTCTCAAGGAAGGAGGCTGTGAGCCTCTACATCTTGAACTGGA TGCTGGTGAGTATGTtcaagaggatggtgggacaaATTATGCTTCACAGTTCAAGAATTTGGGGAAGCTGGTGGAAAATGTTAACAAGgaaattttaaacaaattgGATGCTGCTTCAGCTTCAAGCTCATCAGCTAAAAGCTCTAG TGCAGAGTCAAGTTtaagagaagaaagagatgaGCTCAGGGTAGGACCTGACACACAAGGCCCTTACGCGCCCATGCATCCTGCTCCTGG GTATGCTGTTCCACCTATACCTGGTTTTGGTGGCAGTGACCTCTTTCCTGGCCCAGGGGCTGGAATGTACCCTTCCAG GGGTGATTTTGGAGGTGGAAGCATGTTGGTTG GTCCTCAAGATCCACGGTTCTTTGGGGATCAAACTCGTGGACCCGGATTTCCTGGAGGTCTACC AGGTGTACCCCCGGGTGCCCGCTTTGATCCATATGGACCTCCTAATGTACCTGGCTTTGAGCCTGGTCGATTTACCAG AAATCCACCAAGATCTGGAGGAGGATTACATCCAGACTTGCAGCACTTCCACGACGGCTCGGATTTTATATAG